DNA sequence from the Pseudomonas sp. MPC6 genome:
CTTGTCGACGCTGATTGACCGTGGCATTCGTCACCTGACGGAGACCGTCACTGAAGACCAGTGGCAGACGCAGAACAATCAAACGGTGTGCGAAGACCTGGCCAGGTTGCAAGACTGGCTTGCCAGTCAGCGCCTGCAAAGTTGGGATCAGCTTTCGTCATGGGCCGGACAATCGCTCAGTTTGCAGGCACAAGAGCTGCTCAACTGCATCCTGCTGGAGCTCTATCCCGATCTGGTCGACGAACTGGAAGATCGTCTCTCGCTGGTGGAGTCGCTTGAGTTGCAGCCGGAAATGGCCATCGGCGAGCTGCGTGCCTTAATTGAGCGGCACTACGCCTGGGCGCTGGCCATCGACTTTGATGCCGACGGAGCCACTGAAACCTTCTGGTACCGCTCCGAAGAGAAACAGGAACCTCGTCTGGGTAACTGCGACTTGGAAAGCGGCAGGGAAAAGCAGATGCCACTTGGCATTGGCTACCTGGCTCAGCAGTGTTATCGCTTGCTTAATACGCAGGTCGACGTGCATTCGACCCAGTGCGTGGCCAGCTTTCTGCTGCTTCACCCCCAGCAACGAGGCATTATACGGCGCATCCAGAGCATGGCAAAAACCCACTACGGTGAAATTCAAGCCAACCTGTTGGATCGCAACGTACTGCCCATGCACCTGCTGCGTTGCAAACTGGCGTTCTTTGGGGTCAGTAAATTCGACCCGCGCTCACGTCTCTGGGTGCGCAACACGATGTTCCAGGGTGCACCGTTACTTGAAGACATCGGCAAACCATTTGAAGACGACTGGTTCCTGCCACTGGCCCCGACCCCGGAGACTCGCTGATGTTTATTTCATCGAACGAATTAACGTCCCTGCTCAAGCGCGTCTTCGAAGGAATGAGCTACCCCGTCGGTTATTATGAGGACGCCGCAGTATTGGTCAAATGGCTGCAAGTCCATGGCGAACAAGGATTTGCCGAACTGCAGCGCGCGCTGCCTTATGTGGCGGACAGCCAACGCCCTGCCTTACAGTTACTGGTGGAGGAAAGCCAGGCTCTGATATTTGAGTGCCACGGTCGAAGCGCTCTGAATTGCCTACCCAGCATTGTTGAACTCGCGCAGAACAAGGCGCTTGAACAAGGATGCGTCAACGTTAAAATCCGTAACTGCCACAACCGTAAGTTTGTCCTCAAACTACTGGTTGATTGTGCAAAACACGGCATCAGCGCAATGGCTTACTGGCAAAATGGAAAAGCCCCGGCCAGCGAACACGTCGCCTGTATTTCGGCAGGCTCCGCCTATCCCAGTTACAGCGAAGCCCTGCTGGAAGAATATGGCGCACCCTCCGACACTCAGACCCTGACGCTTCTGCTAAATACCCGCATCGACCTGCAAGGCCAACTGCGTGATACCAGCAGTAAACGTCAGGGTTTGCGCCAGGTCAGCCCGGAGCAGTTCGCCCGTGCTGGAGATCGCGCAATAGAAGAGGGTATGGATATCTCGATTGAGCTTTGGCAGCACCTCAATCATCTCGCCGAGGCCGTGCTGGTTGAGAACTCTGAGCAATCGAGAAGCGGTGCGGGAGCCTAAGGCCACCCCGAAAATCTATGGTTACTTCCATTTTTGCAATATTGATTAGTGGATGAAGTGGTTTGCTTAAATCTATTCGGCGTCTATCTGGGGTATGCCCAGCGCCATGATGAGAGTAAGCAATAGGATGGACGCCCCCTCCCATAAGCGTATCGCGGTGCCAGAGTGAGCGGTGTCGCCATCCGCTTGTTCAAAGGGGGTAATAGGGGTTCGGGGAGCAATGGAACTGAAAGTGCACTTAAGCTCAGTCGCTGCCCCGCAAACCCTTGCAACGTGGGGATAGTTTCGAAAAACGACCATTTTATAGAACCGTTTCCGCTATCGCGAGGAAAGGCCACCAACACCCGAAAATCAGTGCAATAAACCCGTCTCACGAATCAAAGTTCTTTTATTCGCAGTCGCTGACGAGTGAAACGAACTCTATTTCGGCTTACGTTGGTTTTCAGTTCCATTGCTCCCCGAACCCCTAGTAACAGTCCACAGGAGGATCTAAATGCTGGTACTTACGGACATGCAGCGGGCATATCTCAGGAAATTACGAGCTCTTAGCAAAGACAGTCAGGGCAACGAAGTTTTTGTTGGCCTTACGCTCGAGGAATCAACGCGGTTCAACTTTTTGAGTGAGTCGCTTATGAAGCATGAGTACCGCACGCCAGAAGCGCTGGACGAATATCTCTCCTTTCGCCTCAGGCACGAGCATCATAGACTTCAAGTGTATGCAGAGGTAGAAGCCCAACAGTGCAAATCGGCAAGCCACTAAAACGTCAAGCGTAGCCTGGTCCCTGGTCCCGCCAAGGGAAAGGCGCGCCCCCCCTGCCCCATGGGATCGCTCACTGCGCCAAATCAGCGTGAGGGCGCGCCCCCAGGGCCTGCGCTACGGATGCATCCCCCCTGCCCGCCGAGGCGGTCCGATTCAGCGCAACCCTTGGGCCCGCTTAAAACGGTTCTGTCGCACTAAGCCCGTGAGAGGTAACCTGTTGTTTTCCATGAAGCCACTGTCTCAGATGTCGCTGATCCGAAAAGCCTTCAAACGCCTCCATTATCCCGTTGCTGTTATCGCCCAGTGTGTTCGCTGGTATCTGGCTTACGCCCTGAGCCTGCGTAACATTGAAGAGATGATGGCGGAGCGCGGCATTGTCGTTGATCATTCCACGCTGCATCGCTGGGTTATTAGGCTGGCTCCCGTGCTGAATACGGTCTTGCGTCGATACCAGCGTCCCGTGGGACGCCGCTGGCGAATGGATGAGACCTACATCAAAATCCGCGGCCACTGGAAGTACCTGTACCGCGCCGTGGACACTGATGGCCAGACCATCGATTTTCTGTTGACCGCTAACCGGGATGCCAACGCAGCATTGCGTTTTTTCCGCAAAGCCATCCGCCAGTGTGGCAAGCCTGAGGTCGTGACCATCGACAAAAGTGGTGCCAATACCGCTGCCCTGGCGGTGCTCAATGCCGACCAAGCTGAAGGGATCACCGTTCGGCAAAACAAATACCTGAACAACTTAGTTGAGCAGGATCACCGCAACATCAAAAGACGAATACGACCGATGTTGGGATTCAAGTCATTTCGTCGAGCACAAACGTTACTGGCAGGCATTGAATTGATACAGATGATCCGCAAAGGGCAGCTTCAACATCCGCAAGGTGAAGGGCTGTCACCTGCCGAACAGTTTTATCTTCTGGCCGCCTAAACAACAGACTGCCGATTTTTGGCAGCCTATCGTCGTTAATGCGACAGAACCAGATTTTGTCTGCGAACTTCTAACTCACAACACTAGGGCTCCACGTTTTGGTGACGAGCCAAGTTCTTTACCGACGAGTGAGAGGCCTATATCTGTCCAGACCGCAGGCGTCATGTTGAGTGGCCGCCTGTTTCTTCCTTGAGCCACTCAATGAACTGCCGGGTTATCTCGCTGACACCTTTTTGCGGTTGAGTCAGTAGGTAATAAGCGAGTTGGTGCGGCATGATCATGTCGGGGAATGGAATAACCAGTTCGCCATTGCTTACTGCCCGTTCCGTCAACTCAATCGCACACAACGCAACCCCATGACCTTCGATCGCGAGTTGTGCCAGGACGTGGGAGTCGGTGACGACGTGCCCACTGCTAACCTGTAGATCGACGGTTGGGTACAATTTCTGCCAGCTTTCCCAGTCGCGCTGATGCCGGTCGTGCAATAAAGCCTGGCGCGCCAGATCGGCGGGAGCGCGAATGGCGTTAGGCCCCTCAAGCAGGGATGGAGAACACATCGGTACGTAGTTCAGACTCATCAGGTATTCGGCCTCAAACCCCGGCCATTCGGCCGACCCCCATTTGATCGCCAGCTCTACTTGATCCGGAAACTCGACGCGTTGAGTCGTTAGTAATTGCTGGATGCGCAGCTCTGGAAAGCGTTGAGTGAAGTGTTTCAACCGTGGTGTCAGCCAGAACGCACTCATCACGGGCTCCGCTTCAATGTGCAGCACCTGGGGGGCGAGTTGGCGGGCGCATTTTTCAAAGGCTGCCACAAGCTGATCAAACGGCGTGCCGATATCGCTTAGCAAGCCTGCGCCAGCCTTGGTCAGCGTGACGGTGCGGGTGGAGCGCGCAAACAATGCCACGCCCAACGCTTCTTCAAGTTTGACCACTTGCTGGCTGACGGCCGACTGCGACAAATGCAGCACTGTCGCTGCGCGGGTGAAGCTGCCTTGCTCGGCAACGGTTTTGAAGGCAAGCAGCAAGGTCATGTGCGGCAGTCGTGTCGAGGCGAAAGATTCTGTGTATTTATTCATAAGGTTTCGTTATTAGACCATTACCAAATCGCGATTCTCTCGTCGCAGGCCGCCAGATTACATTACTCGCAGCACCCGCCAATAAAGGGGCCAATCCAATAATTACAACAGTTGGGAATCAATATGCAGCAAAACACCGAAAAAGATCTGACCCTGATCTTTACTAGCATCGTGGTGATATCACTGACTGTCATCGGCTTGATGATGTTTCCCGATCAGGCCAAGGTCTTGGCTGATCAGCTTTTCACCTCTGCGACTACCACGTTCGGCACACTCGTGCAGTTGCTTGGCTTCGCCTGCGTGG
Encoded proteins:
- a CDS encoding DUF3726 domain-containing protein, with the protein product MFISSNELTSLLKRVFEGMSYPVGYYEDAAVLVKWLQVHGEQGFAELQRALPYVADSQRPALQLLVEESQALIFECHGRSALNCLPSIVELAQNKALEQGCVNVKIRNCHNRKFVLKLLVDCAKHGISAMAYWQNGKAPASEHVACISAGSAYPSYSEALLEEYGAPSDTQTLTLLLNTRIDLQGQLRDTSSKRQGLRQVSPEQFARAGDRAIEEGMDISIELWQHLNHLAEAVLVENSEQSRSGAGA
- a CDS encoding IS6 family transposase, with the translated sequence MSLIRKAFKRLHYPVAVIAQCVRWYLAYALSLRNIEEMMAERGIVVDHSTLHRWVIRLAPVLNTVLRRYQRPVGRRWRMDETYIKIRGHWKYLYRAVDTDGQTIDFLLTANRDANAALRFFRKAIRQCGKPEVVTIDKSGANTAALAVLNADQAEGITVRQNKYLNNLVEQDHRNIKRRIRPMLGFKSFRRAQTLLAGIELIQMIRKGQLQHPQGEGLSPAEQFYLLAA
- a CDS encoding LysR substrate-binding domain-containing protein; this encodes MNKYTESFASTRLPHMTLLLAFKTVAEQGSFTRAATVLHLSQSAVSQQVVKLEEALGVALFARSTRTVTLTKAGAGLLSDIGTPFDQLVAAFEKCARQLAPQVLHIEAEPVMSAFWLTPRLKHFTQRFPELRIQQLLTTQRVEFPDQVELAIKWGSAEWPGFEAEYLMSLNYVPMCSPSLLEGPNAIRAPADLARQALLHDRHQRDWESWQKLYPTVDLQVSSGHVVTDSHVLAQLAIEGHGVALCAIELTERAVSNGELVIPFPDMIMPHQLAYYLLTQPQKGVSEITRQFIEWLKEETGGHST